One region of Kineococcus radiotolerans SRS30216 = ATCC BAA-149 genomic DNA includes:
- a CDS encoding histone-like nucleoid-structuring protein Lsr2: WKNCFSLIPTLNASTICHHAPMATRTTTQLTDDIDGSPASERLVLTLDGTDYEIDLSSDHARQLRAGLDVFIQHARRTGAQTIGHRDNYKRTTLAPDHRIIRSWARTHGHPVTATGRISPTVLRAYQAAH, from the coding sequence TGGAAGAACTGCTTCTCGCTAATCCCCACCCTCAATGCGTCGACCATCTGTCACCATGCCCCCATGGCCACCCGCACCACCACCCAACTGACCGACGACATCGACGGCAGCCCCGCCAGCGAACGCCTCGTCTTAACCCTCGACGGCACCGATTACGAGATCGACCTCAGCAGCGACCACGCCCGCCAACTCCGTGCCGGCCTCGACGTCTTCATCCAGCACGCCCGCCGCACCGGAGCTCAGACCATCGGACACCGCGACAACTACAAGCGCACGACACTGGCCCCCGACCACCGCATCATCCGCTCCTGGGCTCGTACCCACGGCCACCCCGTCACCGCCACCGGCCGCATCAGCCCCACCGTTCTGCGCGCCTACCAAGCTGCCCACTGA
- a CDS encoding serine/threonine-protein kinase — MSAPRYDAATVAKALGVGTVDFLGDGTFGDTWRAGDRAVKIICVDGYPPERVAREVDGLMRVSSSHVVRLFEAGQVVLGGRPRPALHFEYVDGGDLQGRLEAGQRPTPQQTEALLRGLLTGVRDLHSADGTVHRDIKPSNVALRGGMWEQPVLLDLGLARSSTEQTVTIYPSLVGTTMFMAPEQLRQERARKAADLFAVGVTVRALLSGRHPFYDDGVDLTFDEALQKIQAGPFPLPADLPQHVTTVLDLLVSYTPNQRGSATSNLRRLEANPA, encoded by the coding sequence GTGAGCGCCCCCCGCTACGACGCCGCCACTGTGGCCAAAGCACTCGGCGTCGGCACCGTGGACTTCCTCGGAGACGGAACCTTCGGCGACACCTGGCGAGCGGGTGATCGAGCCGTCAAGATCATCTGCGTCGATGGCTACCCTCCGGAGCGCGTTGCCCGCGAGGTCGACGGCTTGATGAGGGTGAGCAGCTCCCACGTCGTGCGCCTCTTCGAGGCAGGTCAGGTGGTGCTGGGCGGGCGCCCTCGTCCGGCGCTGCACTTCGAGTACGTCGACGGCGGCGACCTGCAGGGTCGCCTCGAGGCCGGTCAGCGTCCCACGCCGCAGCAGACCGAGGCGCTGCTGCGGGGTCTGCTCACCGGAGTGCGGGACCTGCACTCCGCCGACGGCACCGTGCACCGCGACATCAAGCCTTCGAACGTCGCTCTGCGCGGTGGCATGTGGGAACAGCCGGTCCTTCTCGACCTGGGCCTGGCGCGGTCGTCCACCGAGCAGACGGTGACGATCTACCCCTCTCTGGTGGGGACCACCATGTTCATGGCGCCCGAGCAGCTGCGGCAGGAGCGAGCCCGCAAGGCCGCTGACCTCTTCGCGGTGGGCGTCACCGTGCGAGCTCTCCTCAGCGGCCGCCACCCCTTCTACGACGACGGCGTCGACCTCACCTTCGACGAAGCACTGCAGAAGATCCAAGCGGGTCCCTTCCCCTTGCCGGCGGACCTACCCCAGCACGTGACCACCGTGCTCGACCTCCTGGTGAGCTACACGCCCAACCAGCGCGGCAGCGCCACCAGCAACCTGCGACGCCTGGAGGCGAACCCCGCGTGA
- a CDS encoding BadM/Rrf2 family transcriptional regulator, which translates to MLAPLAYKAAQLLPGAEVMFEVPCTAGIPDVVLLDLDHGAVAARAGKAPLMGSVDVRILLALQVRSGQPLSTPELADAAMVSAAHLRRGVLPRLVDGGHLEAVGDRWQATYTWRSLARKIVTVEAKLRDWRRGLAQASRHTAVADEAWLVLDAHTSQAARSHSDWFEAYDVGLASLSVAGDLTALRSPRVNRARQPDRELLVERAVSLHLQGCVSGPVPRVFGEVLLASTGDDPRLRGAAAGSTRPAAGSPRH; encoded by the coding sequence ATGCTGGCCCCCTTGGCTTACAAAGCGGCGCAGCTGCTGCCTGGCGCGGAAGTCATGTTCGAGGTCCCCTGCACCGCGGGTATTCCTGACGTGGTCCTGCTAGACCTTGATCACGGGGCCGTTGCCGCGCGAGCAGGCAAGGCGCCGCTGATGGGGTCAGTCGATGTGCGGATCTTGCTGGCACTGCAGGTTCGGTCTGGGCAGCCGCTGAGTACGCCGGAGCTCGCCGACGCGGCCATGGTGTCTGCTGCGCACCTGCGTCGTGGGGTCCTGCCTCGCCTCGTCGATGGTGGGCACCTGGAGGCGGTGGGGGATAGGTGGCAGGCGACCTACACGTGGCGCTCGCTAGCGCGCAAGATCGTCACGGTTGAAGCGAAGCTACGGGACTGGCGACGCGGTCTCGCGCAGGCCAGTCGCCACACCGCGGTTGCCGACGAGGCATGGCTCGTCCTCGATGCTCACACCTCGCAGGCTGCCCGTTCTCACTCGGACTGGTTCGAGGCCTACGACGTGGGCTTGGCGTCGTTGTCGGTTGCGGGTGATTTGACGGCGCTGCGGTCTCCGCGCGTGAACCGTGCCCGTCAGCCGGACCGGGAGCTGCTGGTGGAACGGGCGGTGAGCCTGCACCTGCAGGGCTGCGTGTCCGGGCCGGTGCCACGCGTCTTCGGCGAGGTGCTGCTGGCCTCTACAGGAGACGATCCCAGACTGCGAGGTGCCGCGGCTGGCTCAACCCGGCCAGCGGCTGGCTCGCCGCGGCACTGA
- a CDS encoding nuclease-related domain-containing protein: MRWLRDRRGYGQLRLPYPRYRSRRSSWLEQDLRARRRHLLRANWRDLTTLVVAFALAAVSFSYGVREHPQLQAGVLGAFLGAAAVGGTGFLALIDGSLLARLGRSVESDVGDELRTTDGVYGVISAVPFERFDVDHVVLAPKGCFALEVKALFGRQQSLEDTYGLDSKVHQARQGATKTAALLRSHGIHKPVRPVLVLAGPGAPNLQGQVVDRAGVLIVAFRDSDTWRPVMAGPTSPDQALPLDTAAKAAGHLVTFCERREQHQRSKVQQRRSRQAGLQRGAPETQRKLSGGRR, encoded by the coding sequence GTGAGATGGCTGCGCGATCGCCGCGGATACGGCCAGCTGCGCCTGCCCTACCCCCGCTACCGGAGCCGGCGCAGCTCTTGGCTCGAGCAGGACCTGCGCGCCCGCCGTCGGCACCTGCTGCGCGCCAACTGGCGCGACCTGACCACGCTCGTCGTTGCCTTCGCCCTCGCAGCCGTCTCCTTCAGCTATGGAGTACGGGAGCATCCACAGCTGCAAGCCGGTGTCCTCGGGGCCTTTCTCGGCGCCGCCGCCGTCGGCGGGACCGGCTTCCTGGCGCTCATCGACGGCAGCCTGCTAGCCCGCCTCGGCCGCAGCGTCGAGAGTGACGTCGGGGATGAGCTGCGCACCACCGATGGGGTGTACGGCGTCATCAGCGCTGTCCCCTTTGAGCGCTTCGACGTCGACCACGTCGTCCTCGCCCCCAAAGGCTGCTTCGCCCTCGAGGTGAAGGCTCTCTTCGGCCGCCAGCAGAGCCTGGAGGACACCTACGGCCTGGACAGTAAGGTCCACCAAGCCCGCCAAGGCGCCACCAAGACCGCGGCCCTGCTCCGCAGCCACGGCATCCACAAGCCCGTCCGTCCCGTCCTGGTGCTCGCCGGGCCCGGCGCCCCCAACCTTCAGGGCCAGGTCGTCGACCGCGCCGGCGTCCTGATCGTCGCCTTCCGCGACAGCGACACCTGGCGACCGGTCATGGCCGGCCCGACTAGTCCTGACCAGGCCCTGCCGCTGGACACTGCGGCCAAGGCCGCCGGGCACCTGGTGACCTTCTGCGAGCGCCGCGAGCAGCACCAGCGGTCGAAGGTTCAGCAGCGACGGAGTCGGCAGGCTGGGCTCCAGCGGGGTGCACCTGAGACGCAGCGCAAGCTGAGCGGGGGCCGTCGTTGA
- a CDS encoding alpha/beta hydrolase fold domain-containing protein, with protein sequence MIDLLDRAVPLYLRLSRANRPYATAEGARQRLQDAILRPRSYGPPRWLRRDVHLEVTHDRHWPVYTLTPATGAAPTGGVVYVHGGGWVNQISPHHWKLAADIAAEAGVTVTVPIYPLLPYGSAAQVGQWVVELVRRSFDTRGPTCLAGDSAGGQIALSATLQLRDAGIVLPRTVLISPALDLTWSNPRIPVVQPSDPWLGRPGGHFFADAWRGELPMTDPVVSPLFGDFTGLGPLSVFSGTRDILNPDAHLLVAKARSAGVQVDFHEASGQVHVYPLVPTRAGREAAQAVVEGLRTACRR encoded by the coding sequence ATGATCGACCTTCTGGACCGTGCGGTTCCCCTGTACTTGCGCCTGAGCAGGGCCAACCGGCCCTACGCCACCGCCGAGGGAGCGCGGCAGCGGCTGCAGGACGCGATCCTGCGGCCTCGCTCCTACGGGCCTCCACGGTGGCTCCGGCGTGACGTCCACCTCGAGGTCACCCACGACCGGCACTGGCCGGTGTACACGCTCACCCCGGCCACCGGAGCCGCACCCACCGGAGGCGTCGTCTACGTCCACGGTGGGGGGTGGGTGAACCAGATCTCCCCGCACCACTGGAAGCTGGCGGCTGACATCGCCGCCGAGGCGGGGGTGACGGTCACCGTCCCGATCTACCCGCTGCTGCCCTACGGCAGCGCGGCGCAGGTGGGGCAGTGGGTCGTCGAGCTCGTGCGTCGCAGCTTCGACACCCGAGGGCCGACGTGCCTGGCGGGTGACTCCGCCGGCGGGCAGATCGCCTTGTCGGCGACGCTGCAGCTGCGTGATGCAGGCATCGTCCTGCCCCGCACCGTGTTGATCTCTCCTGCGCTGGACCTGACGTGGAGCAATCCCCGGATCCCCGTGGTGCAGCCCTCGGACCCGTGGCTTGGCCGGCCCGGGGGGCATTTCTTCGCCGACGCCTGGCGGGGCGAGCTCCCCATGACCGACCCGGTGGTGAGTCCCCTCTTCGGAGACTTCACGGGGCTGGGCCCGTTAAGCGTGTTCAGCGGAACGCGCGACATCCTCAACCCCGATGCTCACCTGCTGGTGGCCAAGGCCCGCAGCGCCGGTGTCCAGGTCGACTTCCACGAAGCGTCCGGTCAAGTCCACGTCTACCCCCTGGTGCCGACCCGTGCGGGCCGCGAAGCGGCGCAGGCGGTGGTGGAAGGTCTCAGAACCGCGTGCCGGCGGTGA
- a CDS encoding response regulator gives MIRVLVVDDHRLVRAGLIALLHAGDGLSTSTSSSSDDIEVVGEAADGAEAVQRAGELAPDVVLMDLSMPVMDGVTATAAVLAAVPDTAVVVLTSFIDQAQVRQALAAGAVGYLLKDSEPREVLSAVRSAAAGHAPLDPRVARALLPGSPTSPPPPLSPGQSPQPQHPVQPQQPATGLSGREHEVLQLIAEGLANKQIARSLGISEHTVKVHVGRILRQLGVSGRTAAAVWAREHLPPSGTS, from the coding sequence GTGATCCGTGTCCTGGTCGTCGACGACCACCGCCTGGTTCGTGCCGGCCTGATCGCTCTCCTGCACGCCGGCGACGGTCTCAGCACCAGCACCAGCAGCAGCAGCGACGACATCGAGGTCGTCGGAGAAGCCGCAGACGGCGCCGAAGCAGTCCAACGCGCCGGCGAGCTGGCTCCCGACGTGGTGCTGATGGACCTCTCCATGCCCGTCATGGACGGGGTGACCGCTACTGCGGCGGTGCTGGCCGCGGTCCCGGACACCGCGGTGGTGGTCTTGACGTCCTTCATCGACCAGGCTCAGGTCCGGCAGGCTCTGGCCGCTGGGGCGGTGGGGTACCTGCTCAAGGACAGCGAACCGCGTGAAGTCCTCAGCGCCGTCCGCTCTGCCGCTGCCGGTCACGCCCCCTTGGACCCTCGCGTCGCCCGAGCCCTGCTGCCCGGGTCCCCCACTTCGCCCCCACCGCCGCTGTCACCGGGGCAGTCACCTCAGCCCCAGCATCCGGTGCAGCCCCAGCAGCCAGCGACGGGACTTAGCGGTCGTGAGCACGAAGTGCTGCAGCTGATCGCTGAGGGGCTGGCCAACAAGCAGATCGCCCGCAGCCTCGGCATCAGCGAGCACACCGTCAAGGTCCATGTCGGGCGCATCCTGCGGCAGCTGGGTGTGAGCGGACGCACCGCGGCTGCGGTGTGGGCTCGTGAGCATCTGCCCCCTTCGGGAACTTCTTGA
- a CDS encoding sensor histidine kinase: MDDVGVQPQWQILADGAPRTSTGDGLSRRRLLLRVLAAAIVVVVAVTGASLLLARQIAEREAVAAAAQVSDLLAESVVQGALEDDLLSLDPAAATAARQRLDGVVRDRVLKAAGLVRVKVWDAQGRIVYSDETRLIGRTFPLEEEELQALSRPRLEAEVTDLDRPENELERGRGKLLEVYRPVWTPTGQPLLFETYTPYAQVTTRTGQLWRSFAGLLVSSLLLLVVLLVPVLWALLERLRRNRVERETLLQDAVDASARERQRIAATLHDGVVQELVATSYVVAAAAQRAQRAQSAQHGGSTGSDETAGTSEPNGTSAQLQEAAGAVRSSIAGLRSLLLDIYPPSLHDAGLATAVGDLAGSGRSQGMVVDLQLPDPHQSSGLDLAGERLVFQVAQETLRNAVSHSRAHHLSVHLRYEQDHVRLDVADDGVGFEPAAAQHAAEDGHFGLRLLPDLARQGGARLRLATAPRAGTRWRLEVPHLQTAPGNRSRSRRSSAPGSSSRGSVARGSSERFSS, translated from the coding sequence GTGGATGACGTCGGCGTGCAGCCGCAATGGCAGATCCTGGCCGATGGCGCACCCCGTACCAGCACCGGCGACGGACTCAGCCGTCGCCGCCTGCTGCTGCGCGTCCTGGCCGCCGCGATCGTCGTCGTCGTGGCCGTCACCGGCGCCAGCCTGCTGCTGGCCCGCCAGATCGCTGAACGTGAAGCGGTCGCCGCCGCCGCCCAGGTCAGCGACCTCCTCGCTGAATCGGTCGTTCAAGGGGCCCTGGAGGACGACTTGCTCTCGCTCGACCCCGCCGCCGCCACCGCCGCCCGTCAGCGCCTGGACGGCGTGGTCCGCGATCGTGTGCTGAAGGCCGCGGGACTGGTGCGGGTCAAGGTGTGGGACGCGCAAGGGCGCATCGTCTACTCCGATGAGACGCGCCTGATCGGACGCACCTTCCCCTTGGAGGAGGAGGAGCTGCAGGCCCTCTCGCGTCCCCGCCTGGAGGCCGAGGTCACCGACCTGGACCGCCCGGAGAACGAGCTGGAACGCGGTCGCGGCAAGCTGCTGGAGGTCTACCGCCCCGTCTGGACCCCCACCGGTCAGCCCCTGCTCTTCGAGACCTACACCCCCTACGCCCAGGTCACCACCCGCACCGGGCAGCTGTGGCGCAGCTTCGCCGGCCTGCTGGTCTCCAGCCTGCTGCTGCTGGTGGTTCTGCTGGTGCCGGTGCTGTGGGCGCTGCTGGAACGGCTGCGCCGCAACCGCGTCGAACGGGAGACGTTGTTGCAGGACGCCGTCGACGCCTCCGCCCGGGAGCGGCAGCGGATCGCAGCGACCCTGCACGACGGTGTCGTGCAGGAACTGGTGGCCACCTCCTACGTTGTCGCTGCCGCCGCCCAGCGCGCCCAGCGAGCCCAGTCCGCCCAGCACGGCGGCAGCACGGGCAGCGACGAGACCGCCGGGACCAGCGAACCCAACGGGACCAGTGCGCAGTTGCAGGAGGCGGCCGGTGCGGTGCGCAGCAGCATCGCCGGGTTGCGTTCCCTGCTGCTCGACATCTACCCACCCAGCCTCCACGACGCCGGGCTGGCTACCGCCGTCGGTGATCTCGCTGGTTCGGGTCGCTCCCAGGGCATGGTCGTGGACCTGCAACTGCCTGACCCCCATCAGAGCAGCGGGCTGGACCTGGCCGGGGAACGCCTCGTCTTCCAGGTCGCACAGGAGACGCTGCGCAACGCCGTGTCCCACTCCCGCGCTCACCACCTCAGCGTGCACCTGCGCTACGAGCAGGACCACGTGCGCCTCGACGTCGCCGACGACGGCGTCGGCTTCGAGCCCGCCGCGGCTCAGCACGCCGCCGAGGACGGCCACTTCGGGCTGCGCCTCCTGCCCGACCTCGCCCGTCAGGGCGGGGCCCGGCTGCGGCTGGCCACCGCCCCCCGCGCCGGGACACGCTGGCGCCTGGAAGTACCCCACCTCCAGACCGCCCCCGGAAACCGATCCCGCTCGCGCCGATCCTCCGCGCCAGGATCCTCCTCGCGGGGATCCGTCGCGAGGGGATCCTCGGAGAGGTTCTCCTCGTGA
- a CDS encoding manganese efflux pump MntP family protein yields MSLVTLLIIAVGVSADAFAVAVAKGLHLRRLTVRDVGGLAAGFGLFQALMPLAGWLLGRSFADYITEIDHWIAFGLLLLIGAKMIHEALSSHDDDAEDFDGIGVRELLVLSVATSIDALAVGISFAFLDVSILPAVTLIGVITAVVTVIGVVIGRRAGGRFGRPAEIAGGVILILIGTRILLQHLGVF; encoded by the coding sequence ATGTCCTTAGTGACCTTGCTGATCATCGCTGTCGGTGTGTCCGCCGACGCTTTCGCCGTCGCGGTCGCCAAGGGCCTGCACCTGCGCCGGCTCACCGTGCGCGATGTCGGTGGTCTCGCTGCCGGCTTCGGCCTCTTCCAGGCGTTGATGCCGCTGGCGGGGTGGCTGCTGGGTCGCAGCTTCGCCGACTACATTACCGAGATCGACCACTGGATCGCCTTCGGGCTCCTGCTGCTCATCGGCGCAAAGATGATCCACGAAGCGCTCTCCTCCCACGACGACGACGCGGAGGACTTCGACGGCATCGGCGTGCGGGAGCTGCTCGTGCTTTCGGTGGCCACCAGCATTGACGCCCTCGCCGTGGGCATCAGCTTCGCCTTCCTGGACGTGTCGATCCTGCCCGCGGTTACTCTCATCGGGGTCATCACCGCGGTGGTCACCGTAATCGGGGTCGTCATCGGCCGCCGCGCGGGGGGACGCTTCGGGCGTCCGGCCGAGATCGCCGGGGGGGTCATCCTGATCCTCATCGGGACCCGCATCCTGCTTCAGCACCTCGGCGTCTTTTGA
- a CDS encoding VIT1/CCC1 transporter family protein, protein MDAATQAGWSHRHRDVSGGWLRPTVFGAVDGLVTNASLIAGVGGGGVSAHTVVLTGLAGLVAGAFSMGTGEYVSVTNQNELVHAEVAVERRMHERFPEAEQAELEQTFRGYGADEETAARMAAAVSADPEQALRVHTREELGVDSQDLPSPVLAGAASLAAFSVGAVLPLLPYLLGHASLVAAMVITALALVGGGTAVGRLTGRPLAFSGLRQLALGAVAVAVTYGIGRLVGGTVA, encoded by the coding sequence ATGGACGCCGCGACCCAGGCCGGGTGGAGCCACCGCCACCGAGACGTCTCCGGCGGCTGGTTGCGTCCGACGGTCTTCGGCGCGGTGGACGGCCTGGTCACCAATGCCTCTCTCATCGCCGGGGTGGGAGGTGGGGGTGTCTCCGCCCACACCGTCGTCTTGACCGGTCTGGCCGGCCTCGTCGCCGGTGCCTTTTCGATGGGCACCGGGGAGTACGTCTCGGTGACCAACCAGAACGAGTTGGTGCACGCCGAAGTCGCCGTGGAGCGGCGGATGCACGAGCGGTTCCCCGAGGCTGAGCAGGCGGAGCTGGAGCAGACCTTCCGCGGCTACGGCGCGGACGAGGAGACCGCCGCGCGGATGGCCGCCGCGGTCTCCGCTGATCCGGAGCAGGCGTTGCGGGTGCACACCCGCGAGGAGCTCGGCGTGGACTCCCAGGACCTGCCGTCGCCGGTGCTGGCGGGGGCGGCTTCCCTGGCCGCGTTCTCCGTCGGTGCGGTGCTGCCGCTGCTGCCCTACCTGCTGGGCCACGCCAGCCTGGTGGCGGCCATGGTCATCACGGCCCTGGCGCTGGTCGGCGGGGGCACGGCCGTGGGTCGTCTGACCGGGAGGCCGCTGGCCTTCTCCGGCCTGCGCCAGCTGGCGTTGGGGGCGGTGGCGGTCGCGGTGACCTACGGGATCGGTCGTCTGGTGGGCGGCACCGTCGCCTGA
- a CDS encoding CHASE domain-containing protein — protein sequence MSHRAAVLGLPLALLGTGVGASALVSGALERSGIEQARQASEQLATSEAAALSDAVRTYTTALQSLAATVGNQPALTDEQFQDLTATMTSLPGVANLTYTVPVADDPQAVARAQEQLRAQLHTQLTLKPQPSEIGEHRFVISYRGVDASGSALGADASTTPQITEAATSARETGRVAVTSPYVLLADRSLPQNEQQQSVLFVAPVVGGPAQADRGVFRGWVSAAFRTGTVLESTADRPSSLQAQLTLWDTTNAMTPQELTLVDPGAALAQHSAQADVIAGSRRWRLQVTPTVQAHANEVGQDPTIAFAAGNAASLLLAALLFSVTAGRERARRQVEQATVDLADEIASRRRGEEALRTREAELGAYTTVVADRLRLPLAHVTALTEAARQNEMWTPTQWQERMGHVKGRLDSAYRLVDDLLLYAQVSELALTERTIDLLTLAQTIAAEQETAAADRCEELRPRIEVGPLPTVVGEPWLLQQLLARLVDNAVVHAPAGHPALITLAADLTGSRFRGETWRIEVRDRGLGVPTDRRTSIFEPFAGEDADVELGSNHLSLAICRRIALRLGGDIGVDEDPRGGGVFWFTLPVRSTAGVPVAPHPVTAGAAHAPS from the coding sequence TTGTCCCACCGCGCCGCCGTCCTCGGCCTGCCCCTCGCCCTGCTCGGCACCGGCGTTGGCGCGAGCGCCCTGGTCAGCGGCGCGCTGGAGCGCTCCGGGATCGAGCAGGCCCGCCAGGCCAGCGAGCAGCTCGCCACCAGCGAGGCCGCCGCTTTGAGCGACGCCGTGCGCACCTACACCACCGCACTGCAGTCACTAGCCGCCACGGTGGGGAACCAGCCGGCGCTGACCGATGAGCAGTTCCAGGACCTCACCGCCACGATGACCTCCCTGCCCGGTGTCGCGAACCTCACCTACACCGTCCCGGTGGCCGACGATCCCCAGGCCGTCGCCCGCGCCCAAGAGCAGCTACGGGCCCAGCTGCACACGCAGCTCACCCTCAAGCCGCAGCCCAGCGAGATCGGGGAGCACCGCTTCGTCATCAGCTACCGCGGGGTCGACGCAAGCGGGTCCGCTCTCGGTGCCGACGCGAGCACAACCCCGCAGATCACCGAAGCGGCAACGAGTGCTCGCGAGACGGGGCGGGTCGCCGTGACCTCGCCCTACGTCCTGCTGGCCGACCGCTCTCTGCCCCAGAACGAGCAGCAGCAGTCCGTCCTCTTCGTAGCCCCCGTCGTCGGTGGACCTGCCCAGGCCGATAGGGGCGTCTTCCGCGGCTGGGTCTCCGCCGCCTTCCGCACCGGCACCGTCCTGGAGTCCACCGCCGACCGACCCAGCTCGCTGCAGGCGCAGCTGACGCTGTGGGACACCACCAACGCGATGACCCCGCAGGAGCTGACTCTCGTCGACCCCGGCGCAGCACTCGCGCAGCACTCTGCTCAAGCTGACGTCATCGCCGGCTCCCGTCGCTGGCGGCTGCAGGTGACGCCCACCGTCCAGGCTCACGCCAATGAGGTCGGCCAAGACCCCACCATCGCTTTCGCCGCCGGAAATGCCGCCTCGCTCCTGCTGGCCGCCCTGCTCTTCTCGGTGACCGCCGGGCGCGAGCGCGCCCGCCGCCAGGTCGAGCAGGCCACCGTCGACCTCGCCGACGAGATCGCCTCCCGCCGCCGCGGCGAGGAGGCGCTGCGCACCCGCGAAGCCGAGCTAGGCGCCTACACCACCGTGGTCGCGGACCGGCTGCGGCTTCCGCTGGCCCACGTCACCGCTCTGACCGAAGCCGCCCGCCAGAACGAGATGTGGACCCCGACGCAGTGGCAGGAGCGGATGGGGCACGTCAAGGGCCGCCTGGACAGCGCCTACCGCCTCGTCGACGACCTGCTGCTCTACGCCCAAGTCAGCGAGCTGGCCCTCACCGAACGCACCATCGACCTCCTCACTCTTGCCCAGACCATCGCCGCTGAACAGGAGACCGCCGCGGCAGACCGATGCGAGGAGCTACGCCCGCGCATCGAAGTCGGCCCGCTGCCCACGGTCGTCGGGGAGCCGTGGCTGCTGCAGCAGCTCCTGGCCCGCCTCGTTGACAACGCCGTCGTGCACGCACCCGCCGGCCATCCAGCCCTCATCACACTAGCCGCGGACCTCACCGGATCCCGCTTCCGCGGGGAAACGTGGCGCATCGAGGTCCGCGACCGCGGACTGGGCGTCCCCACCGATCGCCGGACCAGCATCTTCGAGCCCTTCGCGGGCGAGGACGCCGACGTTGAGCTCGGCAGCAACCACCTCAGCCTCGCCATCTGCCGACGCATCGCGCTACGCCTGGGCGGTGACATCGGCGTCGATGAGGACCCCCGCGGCGGCGGCGTCTTCTGGTTCACCCTGCCGGTGCGCAGCACCGCGGGGGTGCCCGTCGCGCCGCACCCTGTGACGGCAGGCGCAGCACACGCACCCAGCTGA
- a CDS encoding Fur family transcriptional regulator, translating into MSTPIRRPTRQRLAVFAVLEEADAFLLAQDLHARLRSRGERIGRATVYRALQVLVENGDVDMLRTDDGSGVMYRRCSSSHHHHLVCRRCAKTVEIEGSAVETWAKQVGAEHGFTAVQHVVEVFGVCAQCSQLPE; encoded by the coding sequence GTGTCCACCCCGATCCGCCGCCCCACCAGGCAGCGTCTAGCCGTCTTCGCCGTTCTAGAGGAGGCCGACGCCTTCCTCCTGGCGCAAGACCTGCACGCCCGGCTGCGTTCACGCGGTGAACGCATCGGCCGAGCTACCGTCTACCGCGCCTTGCAGGTCCTCGTCGAGAACGGGGACGTCGACATGCTTCGCACCGACGATGGCAGTGGGGTGATGTACCGCCGGTGCAGCAGCAGCCATCACCACCACCTGGTCTGTCGTCGCTGCGCCAAGACGGTGGAAATCGAAGGCTCCGCTGTCGAGACCTGGGCCAAGCAAGTAGGTGCGGAGCACGGTTTCACCGCGGTCCAACACGTCGTCGAGGTCTTCGGCGTCTGTGCCCAGTGCAGTCAGCTCCCCGAATAA